GGCAGCCAGCCACCACAGCCCATGCAGACTATGGGTGAAGAGCCATCCTGCAACCCTGAGGGCACTGCTAATGAGGCCAACCCTGAGCAACAGGAAGACGACCACAAGGAACAAACAGATTCTGCCTCCGATAATACCTTGGAGGACTCTGGTGATTTTCCTGGTATCTCCTCAGTGGTGGGAAGTGTGACTTCCGAAGCGTCTCCACCATCTACCCCTGTTCAGCGAGAGGAGGACGTCACAGCAGAGAGCTGGCGCACAAAGCGGAAACACGTCTTTGTCTTGAGCGAGGCAGGAAAGCCTATTTACTCCCGGTACGGTAATGAAGAGGCCCTGTCTTCCACCATGGGCGTAATGATGGCGCTGGTCAGTTTTGTTCAGAGTGGAAATAACTCCATCCGCTCCATCCATTCTGGTATGTGACCTCTTTAACCCattcttttattaaaggggttgtctcatctgagacactgGTGTCCTATCCTAGCAATACGCCACCAATGTCTGACAGACGCAACGGCTTGGCTGCTTTTAgaagtcctatagaaatgaacGGAGAGCCAccgtgcgcggccaccgctctatTCACTTTTCGGAAGTTGCATAGAAATAAATACACGTGCTGCAGATGCTCTTTGTTCATTTCGGGGATCCCGTTCTGGCGATATGGGGggtgtcccagaggtgggatacccaagtgatatgccaccaatgtctctgaCGAAACAATTAGTGTGCCCTGATGTATGGTTCAGATTGGACTGTATTTGAAGGTGAAATCTCAGCTCTTATTAATATTTCACGTGTTCTGTCTCTTCCTAACTCAAACATGTATAACCTCTTTCTTGAAGCCGCGCGGCTGAttgttctttctttttttgcAGACAAACAGAAAGTCGTCTTCCTGCAGGAGGGGCCCCTTGTATTGGTGTCCGTGTCTCGGGCCCCTCAGTCAGAAGAGCAGCTAAGGAAGGAGCTGCAGTACGTTTACTACCAGATAATCAGCATGCTCACCCAGGCCAGTGTGGCTCGGATATTCGAGCGCAAGAAGAATTACGACCTGCGGCGTCTCCTTGCCGGCTCTGAAAAGATCCTGGATAGCCTGCTGGACTTGCTAGATACTGACCCTGGCTTTCTCCTTGGGGCCGTGCGGTGTGTGGCCTTGCCCAGTCCATTGCGGGACTCTTTGAGCTCCATTCTAACCAAGGCCATCACTCCCAATCTGGTGTTCTCCATCTTAGTAGCCGAGCAGCAGCTTGTGACCGTGGTGCAGGAACGGGCAGTCATTGAGGATTGCCGCCTGGACCCGGCAGACCTGCAGCTTCTGCTCAACCTCATCAGTGCCTCCTCTGCCTTTCAGGCGGGGGAGATCTGGACTCCTATCTGCCTTCCTCGATTTAACCCTGACGGTTACTTTTATGCCTACATCTCCTATTTGGACCCCGAGTGCACCGTGTGTTTGGTGCTGCTCTCCACGGATAAAGAGTCTTTCTACGCCGTGTCTGGCTGTAAGAAGAAGATCCAGGAGGCCATGGAAGCACAGAACTCTCTGCAGGCATTGGCTGGGGCCCTCCGCTGCTGCTCATATAGTGTATCACTTGTAGGGGTCCCTGAGCTCTTGCACTTTGTGTACAAGCCCCTTGACATCCCAGACACCTACAGACAGCTCCCGCAATTTACCAGGTACTTCATTGTGTCTGACAGGGAAATAGAGCAGGTAACGAGTCTCTCCAGGGCAGAGCTATACCCGTAAGTCAATCTCTGTTCGATAAAAGAGCAGTGTAAAATGACTAGGGGTATTAGCCGAACCAGACGCAGCCTTCAAAATGGTAGTTTTCAGTAGGAGGCACTAGTGAGCATGCTTTTTTCCCATGGTACATGGTCAGTaaaagttcacatcagcgttcagcctttccgttctccttctccgttataggagcaggagaacggaaaggacggattcggcacataactgagcctacggaccccatagactatattggggtccgttaggtttctgctcagaagatgattttaaagcggagacaaaagttgtgcgcgcaggacttttgtctccgctccaaaatcatcttctgagcggaaacctaacggaccccattatagtctatagggtcCGTTCGGCTCATTTAtgtccgaatccgtcctttccgttctccggagagcggaaaggctgaacgctgaagtgaactcagcctaagagtcCATGCCTCAGCTGCAGTCTCTTCTTTTAGAACCAGTCTTCCCTGAGCGGTCTGTCACATCAGAAAGGGTGCAGCCACCTCTCtattccgaaaatagctgagcgccagAGAATGGAGGATAGCTGCGCTTACATGGTGTGCCCTTGTTCACTTTAggggtcctgttctggagataggtgcaggtcctacctctggcctatctgacattggtggcatatcctagccatatgccaccaacccctttcatatcagattggtgggggcagccatgctgatcagctgttggaagagaaGTCATGTCCTTCAGTCACGTGGCAGTTCTGCAGCTCCGTCCTATTCatctgaatgggcctgagctgtaaTACCCAGCAATATCCTGCGCTGTGTGCTTTCTATACAGTTCAGACAGCTGATCAGGAATTGCCGGgcatctgaccccccccccccccaaccccgccgattatttgatgacctatccatttcTAAGTCCTGGGAAACCCATTTAAGCATTTGAATTGGATAATCGTATAAAGGACATtagctgtaaggcctctttcacacgggcgttgcgggaaaaggtgcgggtgcgttgcgggaacatgcacggtttttccgcgtgagtgcaaaacattgtaatgcgttttgcacgcgcgtgagaaaaatcggcatgtttggtaccctaacttcttcacagaagttcgggtttgtgttaggtgttctgtagattgtattattttcccttataacatggttataagggaaaataatagcattctgaatacagaatgcatagtaaaatggcgctggaggggttaaaaaaaaaagtaacattttttaactcgccttaatccacttgctcgcgcagccggcatcgcttctgtcctaatcttagctgtgtgcaggaaaaggacctgtggtgacgtcactctggtcatcacatggtccgtcacatggacttttaccatggtgatggatcatgtgatgagcggagtgacgtcaccacaggtccttttcctgcacacagcaaagaaggagacagaatagatgccggctgcgcgagcaagtggattaaggcgagttaaatttattttatttttttaatttaacccctccagcgccattttactatgcattctgtattcagaatgctattattttcccttataaccatgttgtaagggaaaataataatgatcgggtctccatcccgaccgtctcctagcaaccgtgcgtgaaaatcgcaccgcatccgcacttgcttgcgattttcaagcagccccattcacttctatgaggcctgcgttgcgtggaaaacgcacaaaatagagcatgctgcgattttcacgcaacgcacaagtgatgcgtgaaaatcaccgctcatgtgcacagccccatagaaatgaatgggtccagattcagtgcgggtgcaatgcgttcacctcccgcatcgcacccgcgcggaatactcgcccgtgtgaactcagcctaagtctACCATCCAGTATAAGCATCTCTCCATACAGGCTCCACTAATGAGGGCAGGGTATCTGAGCCACAAGTTGTATGTGTTAACATAGTCCAAGCCGACCCAGAAAGAGTTATTGAGTTGAGTCTTAAACCATTTTGGGCTGCAACAGTCACACGATGCAACTTGGGAACAAGTGAATAGTGTCGCCTCTTAAGCCAGGGAATACAGCGAGAGTATGCCCACGAGAAAATATACGTTTTTTTAATTCCTATtgcaaatgtatttttaatatCAAAATGATTAGTTTTGCTTCTGACGTGTCCTTTCCTCTCTCCCCTCGCAGCCCTGAAGCAGACGGCCCGTACTGCAGTGAGGAGGAGCAGCAGAGGCTCTTTGATCTCTACCGATATCTGCACTGCCGCATCCACAGCTCGGCCAGACCCCTGCGGCTCATTTACCACGTGGCCGAGAAGGAGACGCTGCTAGCCTGGGTGACTTATACTTCTGTGTTTGGGGTGTACTTAGGCGGTATTTTATGGTCATGGCTGATGGGAACAGTAATGCTATTAGcaataagggacaatttgaaCACAATTGTccagtttcctatattgatgactcccgacacccccgatgatcggctgtttgaagagatTTTGAGCGCTGCGTTCTCCTCGCCGTTTACCGGCTCGCTTTCAACGTAGCAGctgtcctgagaataggtcatcgatataggaaaccagacaacccctttaaaaaaaataaagccatTTTCTAGGCCTGAGTGTAATTTTATCTTTCTCATACCATACGTCCTAATGATTGCATTCTTATCTGATGGGAAAATCGCTCCTTGCGCCGGCTGCTAAATACAGACCATTTTACTCCTGTGTGGAATCAGTATGGTCTCTACGTTCTATTATGTTTTGTCCTTTTTTCCCCGTCAGTACGTCATAAACACGGAATAACGCCCAGCAATCATCTGTGTAAAACGGACCCTTTGACTCGATCAAGTCTAGTGTGAAAATCGGACCAAAATAGTGCGATTATTAGTGCTGCGAATTCCTCTGCACAAACCAATGTTCTGTGAAAATAAATCGGACATGCGAATGTGTCGGGGATCAGTCCGTGTGCTATCTGTTCTACACTTAAATTATTATTCATGTAAATGACGAATCTGCACATACACGCTTgaggctcatgcacacatccgT
The Bufo bufo chromosome 8, aBufBuf1.1, whole genome shotgun sequence genome window above contains:
- the MON1B gene encoding vacuolar fusion protein MON1 homolog B isoform X3 — protein: MSGASRNVGMMAEDSQSPDLVGEKAELETADHQEYVQNEASDGLQTLPSPSEVSEPDKECPRGVAHDPKNNPHPCLLKEGTDAANVQGDSLDGPLEDKTAETDDETERVPSLGQSSLKSGGLIEALEPFNAVLRMDQEVTTVDDEGRLGVSEHLQQCGAVGTDGGLLYDGSQPPQPMQTMGEEPSCNPEGTANEANPEQQEDDHKEQTDSASDNTLEDSGDFPGISSVVGSVTSEASPPSTPVQREEDVTAESWRTKRKHVFVLSEAGKPIYSRYGNEEALSSTMGVMMALVSFVQSGNNSIRSIHSDKQKVVFLQEGPLVLVSVSRAPQSEEQLRKELQYVYYQIISMLTQASVARIFERKKNYDLRRLLAGSEKILDSLLDLLDTDPGFLLGAVRCVALPSPLRDSLSSILTKAITPNLVFSILVAEQQLVTVVQERAVIEDCRLDPADLQLLLNLISASSAFQAGEIWTPICLPRFNPDGYFYAYISYLDPECTVCLVLLSTDKESFYAVSGCKKKIQEAMEAQNSLQALAGALRCCSYSVSLVGVPELLHFVYKPLDIPDTYRQLPQFTSPEADGPYCSEEEQQRLFDLYRYLHCRIHSSARPLRLIYHVAEKETLLAWVTSKFELYTAFSSLVTKVGAINVITKLLRWIKREEDRLFIRYPPKYSTTPVPGKGVKSSRTDRPDPSQNGFFTGL
- the MON1B gene encoding vacuolar fusion protein MON1 homolog B isoform X1 — translated: MFPGASRNVGMMAEDSQSPDLVGEKAELETADHQEYVQNEASDGLQTLPSPSEVSEPDKECPRGVAHDPKNNPHPCLLKEGTDAANVQGDSLDGPLEDKTAETDDETERVPSLGQSSLKSGGLIEALEPFNAVLRMDQEVTTVDDEGRLGVSEHLQQCGAVGTDGGLLYDGSQPPQPMQTMGEEPSCNPEGTANEANPEQQEDDHKEQTDSASDNTLEDSGDFPGISSVVGSVTSEASPPSTPVQREEDVTAESWRTKRKHVFVLSEAGKPIYSRYGNEEALSSTMGVMMALVSFVQSGNNSIRSIHSDKQKVVFLQEGPLVLVSVSRAPQSEEQLRKELQYVYYQIISMLTQASVARIFERKKNYDLRRLLAGSEKILDSLLDLLDTDPGFLLGAVRCVALPSPLRDSLSSILTKAITPNLVFSILVAEQQLVTVVQERAVIEDCRLDPADLQLLLNLISASSAFQAGEIWTPICLPRFNPDGYFYAYISYLDPECTVCLVLLSTDKESFYAVSGCKKKIQEAMEAQNSLQALAGALRCCSYSVSLVGVPELLHFVYKPLDIPDTYRQLPQFTSPEADGPYCSEEEQQRLFDLYRYLHCRIHSSARPLRLIYHVAEKETLLAWVTSKFELYTAFSSLVTKVGAINVITKLLRWIKREEDRLFIRYPPKYSTTPVPGKGVKSSRTDRPDPSQNGFFTGL
- the MON1B gene encoding vacuolar fusion protein MON1 homolog B isoform X5; the encoded protein is MMAEDSQSPDLVGEKAELETADHQEYVQNEASDGLQTLPSPSEVSEPDKECPRGVAHDPKNNPHPCLLKEGTDAANVQGDSLDGPLEDKTAETDDETERVPSLGQSSLKSGGLIEALEPFNAVLRMDQEVTTVDDEGRLGVSEHLQQCGAVGTDGGLLYDGSQPPQPMQTMGEEPSCNPEGTANEANPEQQEDDHKEQTDSASDNTLEDSGDFPGISSVVGSVTSEASPPSTPVQREEDVTAESWRTKRKHVFVLSEAGKPIYSRYGNEEALSSTMGVMMALVSFVQSGNNSIRSIHSDKQKVVFLQEGPLVLVSVSRAPQSEEQLRKELQYVYYQIISMLTQASVARIFERKKNYDLRRLLAGSEKILDSLLDLLDTDPGFLLGAVRCVALPSPLRDSLSSILTKAITPNLVFSILVAEQQLVTVVQERAVIEDCRLDPADLQLLLNLISASSAFQAGEIWTPICLPRFNPDGYFYAYISYLDPECTVCLVLLSTDKESFYAVSGCKKKIQEAMEAQNSLQALAGALRCCSYSVSLVGVPELLHFVYKPLDIPDTYRQLPQFTSPEADGPYCSEEEQQRLFDLYRYLHCRIHSSARPLRLIYHVAEKETLLAWVTSKFELYTAFSSLVTKVGAINVITKLLRWIKREEDRLFIRYPPKYSTTPVPGKGVKSSRTDRPDPSQNGFFTGL
- the MON1B gene encoding vacuolar fusion protein MON1 homolog B isoform X4, yielding MSGASRNVGMMAEDSQSPDLVGEKAELETDHQEYVQNEASDGLQTLPSPSEVSEPDKECPRGVAHDPKNNPHPCLLKEGTDAANVQGDSLDGPLEDKTAETDDETERVPSLGQSSLKSGGLIEALEPFNAVLRMDQEVTTVDDEGRLGVSEHLQQCGAVGTDGGLLYDGSQPPQPMQTMGEEPSCNPEGTANEANPEQQEDDHKEQTDSASDNTLEDSGDFPGISSVVGSVTSEASPPSTPVQREEDVTAESWRTKRKHVFVLSEAGKPIYSRYGNEEALSSTMGVMMALVSFVQSGNNSIRSIHSDKQKVVFLQEGPLVLVSVSRAPQSEEQLRKELQYVYYQIISMLTQASVARIFERKKNYDLRRLLAGSEKILDSLLDLLDTDPGFLLGAVRCVALPSPLRDSLSSILTKAITPNLVFSILVAEQQLVTVVQERAVIEDCRLDPADLQLLLNLISASSAFQAGEIWTPICLPRFNPDGYFYAYISYLDPECTVCLVLLSTDKESFYAVSGCKKKIQEAMEAQNSLQALAGALRCCSYSVSLVGVPELLHFVYKPLDIPDTYRQLPQFTSPEADGPYCSEEEQQRLFDLYRYLHCRIHSSARPLRLIYHVAEKETLLAWVTSKFELYTAFSSLVTKVGAINVITKLLRWIKREEDRLFIRYPPKYSTTPVPGKGVKSSRTDRPDPSQNGFFTGL
- the MON1B gene encoding vacuolar fusion protein MON1 homolog B isoform X2, with the translated sequence MFPGASRNVGMMAEDSQSPDLVGEKAELETDHQEYVQNEASDGLQTLPSPSEVSEPDKECPRGVAHDPKNNPHPCLLKEGTDAANVQGDSLDGPLEDKTAETDDETERVPSLGQSSLKSGGLIEALEPFNAVLRMDQEVTTVDDEGRLGVSEHLQQCGAVGTDGGLLYDGSQPPQPMQTMGEEPSCNPEGTANEANPEQQEDDHKEQTDSASDNTLEDSGDFPGISSVVGSVTSEASPPSTPVQREEDVTAESWRTKRKHVFVLSEAGKPIYSRYGNEEALSSTMGVMMALVSFVQSGNNSIRSIHSDKQKVVFLQEGPLVLVSVSRAPQSEEQLRKELQYVYYQIISMLTQASVARIFERKKNYDLRRLLAGSEKILDSLLDLLDTDPGFLLGAVRCVALPSPLRDSLSSILTKAITPNLVFSILVAEQQLVTVVQERAVIEDCRLDPADLQLLLNLISASSAFQAGEIWTPICLPRFNPDGYFYAYISYLDPECTVCLVLLSTDKESFYAVSGCKKKIQEAMEAQNSLQALAGALRCCSYSVSLVGVPELLHFVYKPLDIPDTYRQLPQFTSPEADGPYCSEEEQQRLFDLYRYLHCRIHSSARPLRLIYHVAEKETLLAWVTSKFELYTAFSSLVTKVGAINVITKLLRWIKREEDRLFIRYPPKYSTTPVPGKGVKSSRTDRPDPSQNGFFTGL
- the MON1B gene encoding vacuolar fusion protein MON1 homolog B isoform X6 encodes the protein MMAEDSQSPDLVGEKAELETDHQEYVQNEASDGLQTLPSPSEVSEPDKECPRGVAHDPKNNPHPCLLKEGTDAANVQGDSLDGPLEDKTAETDDETERVPSLGQSSLKSGGLIEALEPFNAVLRMDQEVTTVDDEGRLGVSEHLQQCGAVGTDGGLLYDGSQPPQPMQTMGEEPSCNPEGTANEANPEQQEDDHKEQTDSASDNTLEDSGDFPGISSVVGSVTSEASPPSTPVQREEDVTAESWRTKRKHVFVLSEAGKPIYSRYGNEEALSSTMGVMMALVSFVQSGNNSIRSIHSDKQKVVFLQEGPLVLVSVSRAPQSEEQLRKELQYVYYQIISMLTQASVARIFERKKNYDLRRLLAGSEKILDSLLDLLDTDPGFLLGAVRCVALPSPLRDSLSSILTKAITPNLVFSILVAEQQLVTVVQERAVIEDCRLDPADLQLLLNLISASSAFQAGEIWTPICLPRFNPDGYFYAYISYLDPECTVCLVLLSTDKESFYAVSGCKKKIQEAMEAQNSLQALAGALRCCSYSVSLVGVPELLHFVYKPLDIPDTYRQLPQFTSPEADGPYCSEEEQQRLFDLYRYLHCRIHSSARPLRLIYHVAEKETLLAWVTSKFELYTAFSSLVTKVGAINVITKLLRWIKREEDRLFIRYPPKYSTTPVPGKGVKSSRTDRPDPSQNGFFTGL